A window from Negativicutes bacterium encodes these proteins:
- the ispD gene encoding 2-C-methyl-D-erythritol 4-phosphate cytidylyltransferase — MISVIIACAGSGKRMKVEKNKILLEVQGKSILQYTCEKFTSCEKIDEIILVVAKHDLTVVEELAKKIIHNKPYKVVVGGSERQYSINNALQAVDVKSEIVLIHDAARPMIKVETINKLIKEVEKSSCAIVGVRVKDTIKIADENKVVSKTPNRDYLWSIQTPQGFKLDIIKTAYQRAQQEGFLGTDDASLVERLNIAVKVVEGEYTNLKVTTPEDLKIIESLLNDEVHNV; from the coding sequence GTGATTTCTGTGATAATTGCTTGTGCCGGTAGCGGTAAGCGGATGAAAGTTGAAAAGAATAAAATTTTATTAGAAGTTCAAGGAAAAAGTATTTTACAATATACCTGTGAGAAATTCACAAGTTGTGAAAAAATTGATGAAATAATTTTAGTGGTAGCAAAACATGATCTAACGGTTGTTGAAGAATTGGCAAAAAAAATAATCCATAACAAGCCCTATAAAGTTGTTGTGGGCGGTAGTGAACGCCAATACTCCATTAATAATGCATTACAAGCTGTTGATGTTAAAAGTGAAATAGTCTTAATTCATGATGCGGCTCGCCCAATGATTAAAGTTGAAACGATTAATAAACTAATAAAAGAAGTTGAAAAAAGTTCTTGCGCTATCGTTGGTGTAAGGGTTAAAGATACAATTAAAATTGCAGATGAAAATAAGGTGGTATCAAAGACCCCTAATCGTGACTATTTATGGTCGATTCAAACTCCACAAGGTTTTAAATTGGATATTATAAAAACAGCTTACCAAAGGGCGCAACAGGAAGGTTTTTTGGGTACCGATGATGCTAGTTTAGTAGAGAGGCTTAATATTGCGGTAAAAGTTGTTGAAGGTGAATATACTAATCTGAAGGTTACGACGCCGGAAGATTTAAAAATAATAGAAAGTTTATTGAATGATGAGGTGCATAATGTATAG